TCACTTTCTGAAACAGTGATCGATAGCATGAGTCGATTTGTCACTCATCATTCAACGTGTCACAGTGAGCTGCATATTGACTATGCAGACCTACAGCCTCATATCCGCCTAACTCCAACGCCCGTAGTGCGCCTATCTGAAAAGGAAAGCGACCCCTCGATGGGGACCCTGGAGTTTTCCGAACCCGCAATCATTGGGGCATCCCAAGTCTTTAACGCCTCAACCCCGCTCAATAAACTTAAAGGGCTTTTCTCAACGATTCTCTCATCAGCCCTTCGACCTACCATTTCAAACCCTCTAAAAGTGCTGTATGAGCGTAAAATGGCATCTAGCGAAAGCTATCGTCAAATTTTAATCGATCGCAACACGTATAATAAAATGCCCATTGTCTTTGGCTACGAAATGATGAAAGCTGCAATGGTTATGCCTCTACTCATGTTTGCATGTAAACCCATTGCAACCCAAGTGGCAGAATATGTCATTCCTAAAAAAGAAATCGCTGCACCCGAAGATCATTTATTGCGCAAAACAACCCAAGGCATTGTTTTAGGGACATTATCATCCCTTGTTGAAACAGCCTATTTACCTTGCGAAAATTTCTTTACACTTCTGAGTTTAAAAGCACAGGACGCATCAAAACCACAATTAGAAATGATCAAAGAAGCTTTTATAGAAGCCAGAAATGAGGGTTATAAAGGAGTCCGACTTCAATTTTCCCGCATCTTTTTAATGGTTGCACCGACAATGCTTGCAGGTTCACTTTGTATCGATCCTAAAAATCCTCTTTGGAAAAATATGGTGATTGCATCAACTATTTCAGTGACGGCT
This window of the Simkaniaceae bacterium genome carries:
- a CDS encoding MC/SLC25 family protein; the encoded protein is MRPSEVCTALIKALLPNIEGMARSLSETVIDSMSRFVTHHSTCHSELHIDYADLQPHIRLTPTPVVRLSEKESDPSMGTLEFSEPAIIGASQVFNASTPLNKLKGLFSTILSSALRPTISNPLKVLYERKMASSESYRQILIDRNTYNKMPIVFGYEMMKAAMVMPLLMFACKPIATQVAEYVIPKKEIAAPEDHLLRKTTQGIVLGTLSSLVETAYLPCENFFTLLSLKAQDASKPQLEMIKEAFIEARNEGYKGVRLQFSRIFLMVAPTMLAGSLCIDPKNPLWKNMVIASTISVTAQMAVTPLNAIRITMLQMHSNQSTAQTAQLILKEEGIKGFYKGASAVIIRQLIGGLFMGKVYAELAKETH